Proteins encoded by one window of Dioscorea cayenensis subsp. rotundata cultivar TDr96_F1 chromosome 20, TDr96_F1_v2_PseudoChromosome.rev07_lg8_w22 25.fasta, whole genome shotgun sequence:
- the LOC120251887 gene encoding bidirectional sugar transporter SWEET6b-like: MTPDAIRNIVGIIGNILTFGLFVSPMPTFYKIWKSKDMEDFSPIPYLATLMNCALWVFYGMPFVHPKSLLIVTINGFGLVVEAFYIIMCFIFSKRKLRMKMLGIFLVEVAFVAIVILVVMLAFHTHELRTKFVGSLCVIFGAIMYGAPLSVMKLVIRTKSVKYMPFFLSFAGFLNGIDWTIYGFIHFDIFVVLPNGIGALLGLAQLILYGYYYRSTPKEEEEKPKAELELPTTTSSV, translated from the exons ATGACGCCGGACGCTATTCGTAATATTGTTGGCATTATCG ggaATATTCTTACTTTTGGACTCTTTGTCTCACCAAT GCCTACATTTTATAAGATATGGAAAAGTAAAGATATGGAGGATTTCTCTCCAATACCATATTTGGCAACATTGATGAATTGTGCTTTGTGGGTGTTTTATGGAATGCCTTTTGTCCATCCAAAGAGTCTTCTTATTGTCACTATCAATGGATTTGGTCTTGTTGTTGAGGCCTTCTATATTATCATGTGTTTCATCTTTAGCAAACGCAAACTTAGG ATGAAGATGTTAGGGATCTTCTTAGTTGAGGTTGCGTTCGTGGCCATTGTTATTCTCGTGGTAATGCTAGCCTTTCACACACATGAGCTTCGTACTAAATTTGTCGGATCTCTTTGTGTTATTTTCGGGGCTATCATGTATGGCGCGCCCCTTTCCGTTAtg AAACTGGTCATTCGGACTAAAAGTGTGAAGTACATGCCTTTCTTCTTATCATTCGCTGGTTTCTTAAATGGAATTGATTGGACGATCTACGGCTTCATTCACTTTGACATCTTCGTCGTT CTCCCTAATGGAATCGGCGCACTATTAGGGTTAGCACAACTTATTCTTTATGGCTATTATTACAGATCAActccaaaagaagaagaagagaaacctAAAGCCGAACTTGAGTTGCCTACCACCACGTCTAGTGTTTGA